One Nostoc punctiforme PCC 73102 DNA window includes the following coding sequences:
- a CDS encoding DUF433 domain-containing protein, which yields MNLTAYGDSKVTQVGQLNAEQVQIIVADIRPFLERSQQIIKGISMKVVGLITFIHAYGWSPEKLHFQYPHLRMSQIYSPLAYYWEHKEEIDADM from the coding sequence ATGAATCTCACTGCCTATGGTGACAGTAAAGTAACTCAAGTAGGGCAGTTAAATGCAGAGCAGGTTCAGATTATTGTTGCCGATATAAGACCATTTCTAGAGCGATCGCAACAAATCATTAAAGGAATATCTATGAAAGTTGTGGGATTAATTACTTTCATTCATGCTTATGGTTGGAGTCCAGAAAAATTGCATTTTCAATATCCACATTTGAGAATGAGCCAGATTTATTCTCCTTTAGCTTATTATTGGGAACATAAAGAAGAAATTGATGCTGATATGTAG